Proteins encoded in a region of the Macrobrachium nipponense isolate FS-2020 chromosome 39, ASM1510439v2, whole genome shotgun sequence genome:
- the LOC135210127 gene encoding la-related protein Larp4B-like isoform X2 — protein MMFSTISDSGDAAFTRDAPAPVYPFMNGDVGKQYCGACPPSTPDTPTPMAVESPVEASASCSTTTTTTTSSSSSAFLETSSNGVAVSTETPSLSKPSVTETIEEMAASSPNSEQERIPEDGSISVSSGQQNGEMPVEGDSQQTSTTSLLPPTPSLSSPVPSCSSDAAQEGVSGQPVNLEEMNEERGKSGELTTPATTSENQGTQTTPAQTPTPTPVTPAATPVAQQQQASQPLTRDQIQQMVAQQVEYVFSRENLNNDPYLISQMDSDQYVPVFILANCSQFKNITNDHSIIVEALKESPCVQLDEENNRVRPNYKRCIVILREIPETTPVEEIEAVFKSDDCPKVVSCEFVHNSSWYVTFESDEDAQKAYWFLRGTVQTFKGKPILARIKTKPVSRLGCLSVLPSYGGKSGTEGKDGSGPPSTPGSAGLPSGPGTPQQNANFSAPTGQRFMYSPPTSVSANSYTHTYTMPANMPTAFFYPNMVQWTTPGGFYDINGFLQFNGLSPQAAFKPPTSNHNVRYNQNRRNNKRDGNRFDKGDNRHNNAGSQGGSSGNNQGGHMGGHYHPGQRPYHRPQSSQSPSLPSHRSNHPMPSSNGGPPPSPPPPLPPPSHPATPVSTVTASNNHPNHLSFAHCDLAIVSESDLYTSFSPPMGSAQVIRSDKKEVVTVCKNTTSSTSASSQSVNTSASSLNPPPSSTSLLNATVSTVATATSVTSAATTSAVAPTMTTNSTTQIPSPHQQGQGPPPPPPPTHHHVQQHQPSGQPHRSSYSNNNATSNDHYHHYHHHYPMPRDPQTARQLSRGARRRPRGRDDEAAASGSGRSMPQRGNNAQPPAADKSGNNSQESTPPPPPPPQFDLQATAFPPLPGADEQTPVAEEKRPAEPLPSPWGSDTQRFSDVMKGTAKPRPTSQSSEKDLPQESVVSAPPNTSSASSPCPTVTAAPTVVAAATQASQVSSSTATIPSPSQGTTVVVAVTSSANVASSSSAVTTQQSSASQPSSSTNKQSDTRQIPREQRGVREDRRVGASGGHRDRRDYARDHPREYSRDHRDMMRSGGNNIRDRDYHRAGREGNLRSGKENRPLPTRQWKEDKADAEGWITKGPREPRCHRDANRDRERPESRETRTPLVNGDSSPPPSPKTPKTDAKVNSEESNAEYKLSCSQSLNNNDGEHKTSWAKMALASKEHMERLAAELKEKEEQEKKLRFHTRPQTKQPQEKVLIPRERDGKPMRRDGPPRENRLSSERGGPVPFRPRDSARPKSPK, from the exons atgatgttctcgACCATTTCCGACAGCGGCGACGCGGCTTTTACACGGGACGCCCCGGCCCCAG TTTACCCCTTCATGAATGGGGATGTTGGCAAGCAGTATTGCGGGGCCTGCCCCCCCTCCACTCCCGATACTCCCACACCAATGGCAGTAGAGTCACCGGTGGAGGCTTCTGCCTCCTGTTCCACCACTACCACTACGACtacatcctcctcttcctctgccTTCTTGGAAACTTCCTCCAATGGTGTTGCTGTATCCACAGAAACACCTTCGCTGAGTAAGCCGTCTGTCACAGAGACTATAGAAGAAATGGCTGCATCCTCACCGAACAGTGAGCAAGAAAGGATTCCAGAGGATGGCAGTATTTCTGTTAGCAGTGGCCAACAGAATGGTGAAATGCCTGTGGAAGGGGACAGTCAACAGACAAGTACTACTTCGTTATTGCCTCCAACTCCTTCGCTGTCCTCTCCGGTTCCTTCTTGCAGTAGTGATGCAGCTCAAGAAGGCGTCTCTGGTCAGCCAGTAAATTtggaagaaatgaatgaagagaGGGGAAAGAGTGGAGAACTGACCACCCCTGCTACTACCAGTGAGAATCAGGGCACACAGACTACCCCAGCACAAACTCCAACTCCAACTCCAGTTACTCCAGCAGCCACTCCAGTGGCACAGCAACAGCAGGCCTCACAACCACTTACACGGGACCAGATACAGCAGATGGTAGCACAGCAGGTGGAATATGTTTTTTCCAG AGAGAACCTGAACAACGACCCTTACCTTATATCACAGATGGATAGTGATCAGTATGTACCAGTGTTTATATTGGCGAATTGCTCTCAATTCAAGAATATCACTAATGATCACAGCATTATTGTGGAGGCTTTGAAAG AATCACCTTGTGTACAGTTAGATGAGGAGAACAACAGAGTTCGACCTAATTACAAACGTTGTATTGTGATTCTCAGAGAAATTCCAGAAACAACACCTGTTGAAGAAATTGAG GCTGTATTTAAAAGTGATGATTGCCCTAAAGTAGTTTCATGCGAATTCGTCCACAATTCATCGTGGTATGTAACATTTGAGTCTGACGAAGATGCACAAAAAGCTTATTGGTTTCTAAGAGGAACTGTGCAAACATTCAAG GGTAAGCCCATTCTAGCAAGGATAAAGACAAAGCCAGTTTCAAGATTAGGTTGTTTATCAGTATTACCATCTTATGGAGGTAAAAGTGGGACTGAAGGCAAAGATGGATCAGGTCCTCCTTCTACACCAGGGTCAGCTGGTCTACCCTCAGGACCAGGAACTCCACAACAGAATGCCAATTTTTCTGCTCCCACTGGCCAGCGTTTCATGTATTCACCCCCGACTTCAGTTAGCGCAAACTCCTATACACACACCTATACGATGCCGGCAAATATGCCGACTGCCTTT TTCTACCCCAACATGGTGCAGTGGACAACACCAGGTGGTTTTTATGACATAAATGGATTCTTACAATTTAATGGACTTTCACCACAAGCTGCCTTTAAACCCCCGACTTCAAACCATAATGTTAGATATAATCAGAACCGAAG gaataatAAACGTGATGGTAATCGCTTTGACAAAGGTGATAATCGACATAATAATGCAGGCAGTCAAGGTGGTTCGAGTGGTAATAACCAAGGTGGTCATATGGGTGGCCATTATCACCCTGGCCAGAGACCCTATCACAGACCTCAATCTTCTCAGTCTCCTTCACTACCTTCTCATCGGTCGAATCACCCTATGCCTTCCAGTAATGGAGGTCCACCTCCCTCTCCACCACCACCTTTACCACCACCCTCCCATCCTGCAACACCAGTGTCAACTGTCACCGCCAGCAACAACCATCCTAACCATCTCAGCTTTGCTCATTGCGACCTCGCCATAGTTAGTGAATCAGATTTATATACATCATTTAGTCCACCAATGGGGTCGGCACAAGTGATACGCAGTGATAAGAAAGAGGTGGTGACAGTATGTAAGAACACTACTAGTAGTACTTCAGCATCATCTCAGTCTGTGAACACATCGGCGAGTTCTTTGAACCCTCCACCCTCAAGTACGTCTCTGCTCAATGCCACAGTGTCCACTGTGGCAACTGCAACTTCTGTCACTTCTGCTGCAACCACGTCTGCTGTTGCTCCTACAATGACTACCAACAGCACCACTCAGATTCCTTCTCCACACCAACAGGGTCAGggtcctcctccaccaccaccacccacccaTCACCATGTGCAGCAACACCAGCCATCTGGGCAACCACATCGCAGCagctatagtaataataatgcaacCAGTAATGACCATTATCACCACTATCACCATCATTATCCCATGCCGAGGGATCCTCAGACTGCTCGGCAgtt ATCCCGTGGGGCACGTCGACGGCCTCGTGGACGTGATGACGAAGCAGCAGCCAGTGGCAGTGGTCGCAGTATGCCTCAGCGAGGTAACAATGCTCAGCCACCAGCTGCAGACAAATCTGGTAACAATAGCCAGGAATCAACCCCGCCCCCACCTCCACCACCACAGTTTGACCTACAGGCTACAGCATTTCCACCACTTCCAG gtGCCGATGAGCAGACCCCCGTAGCGGAAGAGAAAAGACCTGCCGAACCACTTCCTTCTCCATGGGGAAGTGATACACAGCGCTTTTCTGATGTGATGAAAGGAACAGCGAAACCCAGACCAACCTCTCAGTCATCAGAAAAAGACCTCCCCCAGGAATCTGTGGTGTCTGCACCTCCAAACACATCATCAGCTTCATCCCCTTGCCCCACTGTAACTGCAGCACCCACAGTTGTAGCAGCAGCCACACAAGCTAGTCAAGTTTCCTCCTCCACGGCCACAATTCCTAGCCCATCTCAGGGTACAACAGTTGTAGTTGCAGTTACATCGTCAGCGAATGTAGCCTCTAGTAGTTCAGCAGTTACCACACAACAGAGTAGTGCTTCACAACCTAGTTCGAGTACTAACAAGCAAAGTGATACAAGACAAATACCTCGGGAGCAACGTGGGGTGCGTGAAGATCGCCGTGTTGGAGCCAGTGGTGGACACAGAGACAGAAGGGATTATGCCAGGGACCATCCAAGAGAATATTCGCGTGACCATCGAGACATGATGCGATCAGGAGGAAACAATATCCGTGACAGAGACTATCACCGTGCAGGAAGGGAAGGAAATTTGAGGAGTGGAAAGGAGAACAGACCTCTCCCAACACGCCAGTGGAAGGAAGACAAAGCAGATGCTGAGGGGTGGATCACCAAAGGTCCAAGGGAGCCACGCTGCCACAGAGATGCAaatcgagatagagagagaccagAGTCGAGGGAGACTCGAACACCTTTGGTGAATGGAGATTCTTCACCGCCACCTTCTCCCAA GACTCCCAAAACTGATGCGAAAGTGAATAGTGAAGAGAGCAATGCAGAATACAAGCTAAGTTGTTCGCAGTCATTAAACAATAATGATGGG GAGCACAAAACAAGTTGGGCAAAAATGGCGTTGGCATCCAAGGAACACATGGagagattggcagccgagctcaaagagaaagaagaacagGAAAAGAAATTGAGATTTCATACCAGACCTCAGACTAAACAACCTCAAG AGAAAGTTTTGATACCCCGTGAGCGAGACGGCAAGCCTATGAGGAGAGATGGACCGCCGAGGGAAAATCGTCTCTCAAGTGAACGAGGAGGCCCCGTGCCATTCAGACCCCGTGATTCTGCCAGACCGAAGTCACCAAAATGA